The sequence taacAGAATATCGCCCATGGATAGAGAAGAGAAATTACCTTGATAGAAGACACGGCGATAGCCTTTGATGAAACCAACAAGGCGATCATCATAGTTAAAGCCTGCTTTCCATATCAAGGACCCATACCCAAAAACACACATCACCATTTTCCGATCTTGTCTCTTTATACTTTACTGTAGGTAGGAAGTACGAAGTATGAAGCAGACAGAGGCAGTTTGGAAGAATAATTCGCAGGCAAACAAACTCTCCTGCGTAATTAACTACCAACAAACTCTCACTTCAGGCTTACCTGTCCAAACTTCTCTCGTCGTTTCTTTTGGGCCTGTTTGGCCCAATTTCATTTCACTCTGCTACTACCCAACCCAATCATTTCAAAGacatgattaattaattaattaaatttttatttatatatttcatatttacGCTTTGTTCATTTCTTCCAACTCGTAATTTGTTGCCACAATCAGGCCGTAAACTGATGCATATCCAGTGATTCTTTTCCCTTAAATTGGAGGGTAGTGTACACGTGTTGCAGTTTTATGTCTTGTGCTGCAAATTTGGAAAGTGGACAGCGCTGAGAGGTAACTAGCTGCTGCagcttcttttatatattctcaagttttattttttaaattttctgtTTATGGGTAATGGTAGATATAATGACtggatttaatatttatgtcaagactaattaaaattatcttttaaattacattattatttcagttatttttattttattttataaatacttaattaattatcacaattggtattatataattctattatatttctttaatctctatttttgatattgatgtcaaaatcatttaaaaatttatttaatctaaattatataatactataaaacatatatagaATTTGGATTGATCATGATAAAGCTAAAGCTAGAGCACGGCCTAATGGAAAATGAAGTGAATTGTTGATCGTGTCATAAAGACTTTTATGTCTATGCTCCAATCGCCCTCTCGGAGGAATATGCGATTCTAAAGTGCCAATCCCAAAGTTAGTTTTATACATATGACCGACAACggaaaaaataaatgcaatAGCCAAATGATGGTGTGCAATATCGGTCAACCATAAACTTTGTGTTTGTGGATGGAACTCCCCCGAGAAGAATTAGAATGGTACTTCTTGCTTTTTGAGAGGTACCAAATAAATGATTACTAAAATCGGGATTTTGAGCATAAAGATTCCACTGACCTGTAAAAAGTGAGCCTAATCCTTCGAGATGTGGTAATACACTCGAATGGTACAATCCCTCCGTCGCCCCATAATGAAAGGGACGATCTCGTAGTTCTTGGTCTGTGAAGATACGTTGTTAGgtgtttcattttattttcctattaaGGTTGAACCTAAAGCTGTGCTCGAGAGATAGCTGTCCATATATTGATAAGGGATGTATGGATTCTCGAGAAGAGAAGAGCCGTGGTGGTCTCCCTGGACCGCCTAGATCCCATGAGTGAATAGAAAGTTGAATCTACATTGGATCTCACCTGAATCGCCCCATCTATAACAAGTCCACATTTAGAATTGAGAAGATTAATCCACATTtagaatttaagaaattaattaatgtaatataaattatttaattgagttTGTATATTAGTGAATGATACAAAATCCATTTAGAcccattaataataattacctttttctaatagatttttttttacttttaaaataattagatttagatatatattcattgtaaaaaatctaaaatcacaaattattacttatatatcatatgttattttaatatttatgttgtatataatttttaagtttataagtaaattattatgtgattaaatatattaaaaatgggTTTATACATATATCATATTGTCAATCATATTCTTAAACTAGCTAAACAAAACTTGCTTAATAGGTACGTTCCAATTAGAATTTAAGACTATTGATAAATGAgtcaaattagaatttattcttttaatattatgctTATAGATCAACATTAAACATTTACAATGCGACAATTCAAATTACTAATCTAATTTCGGGATGTATTTAAAATTGCATTACTAAGCTCATTTGCGCAAATTCTTTGTTGTTAGCAAAAGGGATATATCATATGGTATGAAAGAGAAGTTAAGGATATTttggattaattttttttattcattaataataacaagaattattattatttttatatatgttaacagaataattatgaaatgagagattattataatatttgattaaaagttCTAACATCAGAGATGACTGGTTATCTATTTAAAGGAACAACATAAATATATAGGAACCAATCCAATCGAATGTGTCCTTAagcttaaaaaggaaaaagagaaaaaaacaaaaaacaaatgTTTCCTTACCTGGACCTCAACCTCAACTTCAACTTAGTTTTTACATTCTGAtgttcttattcttcttcccCACTTACTTTCTCACTATCCACATGCCTGACACCCCTACAAAATAAGGCATAAGATTCAAATTCCTCTTAGTAACAACCTGAAAGGGGATGCCACCCAATTTCTGGACAACTAGCTATGGACCTAACAATCCAAACTACTGAATGCCATATGCCCATGTCATTACAAATCACTCAACTCAACTCAACTCCATAATCAACCTCGGCCCCGTCTGTCCAAGTTACAGAGAATTTGGTTCTTGTTCAAGCCCTGTTTCTTTATTGTCTTAAAAGAAACTAGGTTGTCCATTTCAAGCAATCTTGCCATATGATCATACACGAAAACATATTGCATATTCATAATGCTGGTTGTCACTTAGACATGACATAATATCCCATTGTTCTAGTCCTTTCTTatgtcttttttattcttttggtaCATAGGAAATacttttaaatagaaataatgcTTGAACACTCTGAACTATTATGTTAATGAGAGTTTTCTTTCAGGGAAATTGAAGCCAGATACAGAAGGACaagattatatataattagtgaTCAAAATCTTAAGACAAAGTTTTAGGGAAGCAGTGGAGACTACACATAATTCAGTCCCACTTTTGATCGCTACATCTTGCGAGAATATATTGAATACATCTCAcattacataaatatatatcttccaagcctttttttttcttctttattttatttcaggGGAAGTAGTCTTTGCCGGAATCTTCAATTATTCCATCAGTTCCATTCTAGACATTGTTACCAAAATTGGTTGATGATGATTTATTAGTGTCAGAAATTGGCAATTCAAGGGTGccatttttctcatttgtCACTGGTGCTGCTGAATTACTTGTGCTATCCTTGCTTTTACCCCACACGACAGTGTATAGCccaagaacaatgaaaactgCTCCAATTACACTGAATAGATTCAAGAAAGAATTAGTACCAcagtctaattttatttgatcttTCAAGAAGAATAacagaatatatatatatataccttcCAAGGTGAAGTTGCTCAGCTAGAATAATGGTACCAAGAGCAGCAGTGATGATCATGCATAGAGGGCTAAAAGAGGTTACAAAAACAGGGCCTCTTTCCTTAATCACCACTCCTTGAATATAATATGCACATCCGGAGCAAACTACTCCCTAATTACATAATGAATAGTCTGTTAATGATCGAGTTCttgaattaattgattaatatcagaaaacaaaaattaaaactatgaTACTCACAGTGTAAACAGCAGCTAGAAGCCTCGAGTCAAAGCCAATTTTCCAGGCACTCATGTCTCTTTCCATGATAAGTGACACTGCTGCACCTTCCACCGTACCCATCAAGCATATCAATGCTGTAAGAGAAAGCTCTGCTGGGTATTTCTTCAAAGTAAATGACTGTAACAAATTtgtcaagaaattaaaatttttagcaAGTAATGATGGTGTATGACCATCTTCAAAACCTTGAACTAGATACTGGAGTCATCGTCTCCAGGAATGGGGATTTCGAGTTTAACCAACCCTGAAGATCCTGAAACGAAGGGAACTATCTTTTTCCTGGATGAATACTTTACTTACTTGCAATATGAAGAAGCCTGACCAGCCAAAGCAACTGCCTAGGAGCAGTAAGGTTCCTACAATCCAATGCTGATTACTGGGTTCACTGCCGCCTTTGTGGTGGGCTGCTCCATGTGACCGTATAATGTCAAGGACTGGACCTTTGTACAAAGTCATAACCATTGCTCCTGCAACTGTTATACATGTTCCAATAACCTTGGCTACATCCCGTACCCTCTTAATGTTCACTCTCTCCAACCTGTAACATATCATGTAacttttgattaattattgtataCAAATTGATAAAGATTTTGTTCTCTCATTTGTTATTAATAACTATTTCTTGAATTGACTTAAGTCTATTAATCAATATTACAAAGGCTGTCAATTTGTAGCGTCATAGTCAACAAGCCTTGTATGTTCAGAAATGGAAAATGATCTTCTATAATAGGGACAAGATTAACAATAATGATTAAACATTATTCTTCCACCTTAATTATGCGGCGGATGAACACAGCTTTAGCATATGCTTCAGAAGATTAATTTTATCAgttcatcttctttttctgaaaCATATGCGAAAGCAAAACAAATAGGACCCAGGTGacaattcaatttcttttcctctttcaGGTCGCaaattattcttcttttttcctccttAATTTCTAGGCTGTGAGTGTGATGTGACTGGAAACTGTTGAATATGGAATTAGTGGCTTAATGTAATAATGTCCTTTAAAGCTAGCTTGCTGGCCCTTTACTACGTCACACTACATCATTGCCATTTAAACAAGTACTGCACTTGATTATGATTTTACCTGAAAACTATTGCCATTATAAAGGTTATGGCAGGAAGGACATTGATAGAAGCAGATGCAAATGTTGCTGATGTATACTGCAGCCCAACATAGTACATATTCTGATCAAGCACTGGCCTGCAGATTTCCATACATAAATTAACATTGTTTTCTAATTCAGAACATAAGACACATATTTACTATATGCTATACAAATTATTTTGCTCCACTACGTTAaggacatataaaattaaaatgctaACTCAAATTTTGTCCAGGAATCTATGTAGCGAAGAATAAtcttagtttttctttataattagatatgctCACTAAAGCATGAAAGACAAGTAAAATATGACTAATCATATTAAAAGTAACTGAAAAACATTAGTATAATAAGTTATGACATAAATAGACTATTGTAGTGactaatgaaataattataaaataaaaataaaagtgactGAATCAATGATGCTATGCATATTTAAAGCAGACTCGCTCGATGAGGTTAAGATAGGAGAGATACACCTATGTTTATCTCAGCCTGTCAGCACATTgcataaaattatgaaatgcATGACGTGCATAttatgtttgaaatgcatgaTTTGATAAGCACAGAAAGGTGGGTAGAGCATTACTCCAGAAAACCAAGAGCCGCTATTCTGAGAAAGATAGGAAGTGTCATCTTTGGCCTTGTTTTCCTGTAATCAACAATGGAATACAAGAGAAAACAGCGTATTCTCTGATTAGGCCATGCATAAGAAGAAACAGAGCAATATGGTTCCGACCAGATTTCCAAGAAAAcgcaagaaaataaatagatataaatattgagcatgtattatttaacaatcgaaatttaaattttactgcAACAAAtgatgagagagagagagagagagagagagagacctTTCGAGAACAAGAGCAAAAGGTGCGATGACAAGAGTGGCAACAACATGGCGATAAACTGCAAGTATATAATGACTCATGCCACGCTTCAAAGAAACCATGGTGATAATATACATTCCTGCATATCCAAATTGTAGAGACACAATTGCTATGAAAGGTTTAACTTTGATTATTCCTTGGCATAGCTTCTTACACAGGCTCTGctcttccattttctttatgtctttctttctttctttaacta is a genomic window of Ricinus communis isolate WT05 ecotype wild-type chromosome 2, ASM1957865v1, whole genome shotgun sequence containing:
- the LOC8274105 gene encoding WAT1-related protein At1g21890, whose translation is MEEQSLCKKLCQGIIKVKPFIAIVSLQFGYAGMYIITMVSLKRGMSHYILAVYRHVVATLVIAPFALVLERKTRPKMTLPIFLRIAALGFLEPVLDQNMYYVGLQYTSATFASASINVLPAITFIMAIVFRLERVNIKRVRDVAKVIGTCITVAGAMVMTLYKGPVLDIIRSHGAAHHKGGSEPSNQHWIVGTLLLLGSCFGWSGFFILQSFTLKKYPAELSLTALICLMGTVEGAAVSLIMERDMSAWKIGFDSRLLAAVYTGVVCSGCAYYIQGVVIKERGPVFVTSFSPLCMIITAALGTIILAEQLHLGSVIGAVFIVLGLYTVVWGKSKDSTSNSAAPVTNEKNGTLELPISDTNKSSSTNFGNNV